One window of Camelina sativa cultivar DH55 chromosome 4, Cs, whole genome shotgun sequence genomic DNA carries:
- the LOC104782579 gene encoding ubiquitin carboxyl-terminal hydrolase 5-like — protein MAEVSMGSSSSSTDLSPEEERVFIRDIAIAAEANSKEGDTFYLITQRWWQGWIEYVNQDQPCNTNEGSSLSEHCDSAGSSTLKKPSRIDNSDLIYDSSLEDTSNTSEIIETLQEGRDYVLLPQEVWNQLRSWYGGGPTLARRVISSGLSQTELAVEVYPLRLQLLLMPKSDHSAIRISKKETIRELHRRACEIFDLDLEHVRIWDYYGHQKHLLMYDLDKTLDDANLQMDQDILVEVVDINGTLSSALIRSAQENGLVDEDSTSILIEPSKSSLAAAGGFSSSRNTFRGGSLEVSQSFDSTYSSTGVTTRGSTAGLTGLLNLGNTCFMNSAIQCLVHTPEFASYFQEDYHQEINWQNPLGMVGELATAFGDLLRKLWAPGRTPIAPRPFKAKLARFAPQFSGYNQHDSQELLAFLLDGLHEDLNRVKHKPYINSRDADGRPDEEVADEFWANHIARNDSIIVDVCQGQYKSTLVCPICNKVSVTFDPFMYLSLPLQFNTTRAITVTVFSCDKTALPSTITVNVSKQGRCRDLIQALTSACSLKQTEELKLAEIRNNFIHRLFEDPLTPLSSIKDDDHLAAYKLSKSSENTTLLRLVLRRRDQKAGERESTVQLKPCGTPLLSSASRGDALAKGKIHCIVQNMLSPFRREESVGERGSSDSSIPERRSARFNNCEEEDKVGGLKKAKKSNSSELGASKLSLQLIDENNKTVNLPDDEAEAIKLPSASVTIYLDWAPELSGMYDITCLESLPEVLKYGPATKKGRSEPLSLYACLEAFLREEPLVPDEMWFCPQCNERRQASKKLDLWRLPEVLVIHLKRFSYSRSMKHKLETFVNFPIHDLDLTKYVANKNLSQPQLYELYALTNHYGGMGSGHYTAHIKLLDDNRWYNFDDSHISHINEDDVKSGAADVLFYRRKSDAGGKMK, from the exons ATGGCGGAGGTTTCGATGGGAAGCAGTAGTAGCAGCACGGACCTGTCTCCCGAGGAAGAGCGAGTTTTTATTAGAGACATTGCTATTGCTGCTGAGGCTAACAGCAAAGAAGGCGATACCTTTTATCTCATCACTCAGAG ATGGTGGCAAGGATGGATTGAGTATGTTAATCAAGACCAACCATGCAACACAAATGAGGGGTCTTCACTCTCAGAGCATTGCGACTCTGCTGGCTCAAGCACTCTAAAGAAGCCTTCTAGGATTGATAACTCTGATTTGATCTATGATTCTTCACTGGAGGACACTAGTAATACTAGTGAGATCATTGAAACACTCCAGGAAGGCCGCGACTATGTTTTGCTCCCTCAAGAAGTGTGGAACCAATTGCGTTCATG GTATGGGGGTGGTCCAACTTTGGCGCGGAGAGTCATTAGCTCAGGTCTCTCTCAAACAGAGTTGGCTGTGGAGGTTTACCCTTTACGTCTTCAGCTACTTTTGATGCCCAAAAGTGACCACAGTGCCATAAGAATAAGCAAAAAG GAAACTATCAGAGAGCTCCATCGAAGAGCCTGTGAAATTTTTGACCTCGACTTAGAGCAT GTACGTATTTGGGATTACTATGGCCACCAAAAACATTTATTGATGTATGACTTAGATAAGACACTGGACGATGCCAACCTACAAATGGATCAGGAT attttggtGGAGGTGGTTGACATCAATGGTACATTGTCAAGTGCTCTCATTCGATCTGCCCAAGAGAATGGATTGGTGGATGAAGACTCTACTTCTATTCTCATTGAGCCTTCTAAATCAAGCTTGGCAGCTGCAGGGGGGTTCTCTTCAAGCAGGAACACATTCAGAGGTGGTAGTTTAGAAGTTTCACAATCTTTTGATAGCACATACAGTAGCACTGGTGTCACCACAAGGGGATCCACAGCTGGCTTGACAGGGCTGCTAAATCTCGGGAATACTTGTTTCATGAATAGTGCTATACAGTGTCTGGTCCATACACCTGAGTTTGCTAGTTACTTTCAAGAAGACTATCATCAAGAAATAAATTGGCAAAATCCTCTTGGCATGGTT GGAGAGTTAGCTACTGCATTTGGTGACTTACTCAGGAAGTTATGGGCTCCTGGGCGCACACCAATTGCACCCCGTCCTTTCAAAGCAAAACTTGCTCGGTTTGCTCCTCAATTTAGTGGGTACAATCAACATGATTCACAG GAGCTTTTAGCGTTTCTGCTGGATGGTCTTCACGAGGATCTAAATCGTGTTAAGCACAAGCCATATATAAATTCTCGAGACGCAGATGGGCGCCCTGATGAAGAAGTTGCTGATGAGTTTTGGGCTAATCATATTGCTCGTAATGACTCAATAATTGTTGATGTTTGTCAG GGGCAATATAAGTCAACACTGGTTTGTCCAATATGCAACAAGGTTTCCGTAACATTTGATCCTTTCATGTACCTGTCTTTGCCGCTTCAGTTCAACACAACACGGGCGATAACAGTCACAGTTTTTTCTTGTGATAAAACTGCCTTACCTTCCACAATAACCGTCAATGTTTCAAAGCAGGGACGTTGCAGAGACTTGATACAGGCACTAACAAGTGCTTGTTCCTTGAAACAAACTGAAGAGCTGAAGCTTGCAGAG ATCCGGAATAATTTTATCCATAGATTATTTGAAGACCCTCTAACTCCATTGTCCAGTATCAAAGACGATGATCACCTTGCTGCATACAAACTATCAAAATCTTCAGAGAATACGACTTTGCTTAGACTAGTCCTCCGCCGTAGAGATCA GAAAGCTGGGGAACGTGAAAGTACAGTACAGTTGAAACCCTGTGGAACGCCTCTTCTCTCATCAGCTTCACGTGGAGATGCGCTCGCCAAAGGAAAAATCCACTGCATCGTCCAGAATATGCTTTCACCTTTTCGGAGGGAAGAATCTGTGGGCGAAAGAGGAAGTTCTGATTCTAGCATCCCTGAGAGAAGGTCGGCTCGATTTAATAACtgtgaggaagaagataaagttGGTGGACTGAAAAAGGCCAAGAAAAGTAATTCCTCCGAATTGGGTGCTTCCAAGTTATCCCTGCAACTCATTgatgaaaacaataaaacagTTAATCTGCCAGACGATGAAGCAGAAGCTATTAAATTACCATCAGCTTCGGTGACTATATATTTGGATTGGGCACCAGAACTCTCAGGTATGTATGATATCACTTGCCTCGAGAGTTTGCCTGAAGTACTCAAATACGGACCTGCTACGAAGAAGGGTCGTTCAGAACCTCTTTCTTTATATGCATGTTTGGAAGCGTTTCTACGCGAAGAGCCTTTGGTGCCTGACGAAATGTG GTTCTGTCCGCAATGCAATGAAAGAAGGCAGGCAAGCAAAAAGCTTGATCTGTGGAGGCTTCCTGAGGTCTTAGTCATACATCTAAAGAGATTCTCATACAGCCGATCCATGAAGCATAAGTTGGAAACATTTGTTAACTTTCCTATTCATGACTTAGATTTAACAAAGTATGTAGCCAACAAAAACCTATCTCAACCACAACTATATGAGCTCTATGCCTTGACCAACCATTATGGTGGTATGGGCAGCGGACACTACACTGCACATATCAAG CTTTTGGACGACAATAGGTGGTATAACTTCGATGACAGCCATATATCACATATAAACGAAGATGATGTGAAGTCAGGTGCTGCGGATGTGCTCTTCTACAGGAGGAAGTCTGATGCAGGCGGAAAAATGAAATAG
- the LOC104782581 gene encoding protein PLANT CADMIUM RESISTANCE 10-like isoform X2, protein MKETGHYVPPPYVPLRQSDSEADSEAEVKTVTPNLEIAVSQSSKDDDPRQWSSGICACFDDMQSCCIGLFCPCYIFGKNAEFLGSGTFAGPCLTHCISWALVNTICCFATNGVLLGLPGCFVSCYACGYRRSLRTKYNLQAPCGDFVTHFFCHLCAICQEYREIQERRSGSYPPGMKMAITDAPLAQTMNSAN, encoded by the exons ATGAAAGAAACGGGTCATTACGTGCCACCACCTTATGTTCCATTAAGACAGTCAGATTCTGAAGCTGATTCTGAAGCTGAAGTCAAGACCGTTACTCCAAATCTGGAAATTGCTGTTTCTCAAAGCTCAAAAGATGATGATCCGAGACAATGGTCATCTGGTATATGCGCCTGCTTCGACGATATGCAGAGCT GTTGTATAGGTTTGTTCTGTCCATGTTATATCTTTGGCAAAAACGCAGAGTTTTTGGGGTCTGGAACATTTGCAGGACCCTGCTTAACTCATTGCATTTCATGGGCTTTGGTCAACACCATTTGCTGCTTTGCCACAAATGGCGTGTTACTCGGCCTGCCGGGATGCTTTGTGTCATGTTATGCTTGCGGATACCGCAGGTCATTAAGAACCAAGTATAATTTACAG GCTCCATGTGGGGATTTTGTTACACACTTCTTCTGTCACTTGTGTGCCATTTGCCAAGAatacagagagattcaagaacGTAGAAGCGGCTCATATCCTCCCGGCATGAAGATGGCTATCACCGATGCTCCCTTGGCTCAAACCATGAATTCAGCTAACTGA
- the LOC104782581 gene encoding protein PLANT CADMIUM RESISTANCE 10-like isoform X1, with translation MKETGHYVPPPYVPLRQSDSEADSEAEVKTVTPNLEIAVSQSSKDDDPRQWSSGICACFDDMQSCCIGLFCPCYIFGKNAEFLGSGTFAGPCLTHCISWALVNTICCFATNGVLLGLPGCFVSCYACGYRRSLRTKYNLQEAPCGDFVTHFFCHLCAICQEYREIQERRSGSYPPGMKMAITDAPLAQTMNSAN, from the exons ATGAAAGAAACGGGTCATTACGTGCCACCACCTTATGTTCCATTAAGACAGTCAGATTCTGAAGCTGATTCTGAAGCTGAAGTCAAGACCGTTACTCCAAATCTGGAAATTGCTGTTTCTCAAAGCTCAAAAGATGATGATCCGAGACAATGGTCATCTGGTATATGCGCCTGCTTCGACGATATGCAGAGCT GTTGTATAGGTTTGTTCTGTCCATGTTATATCTTTGGCAAAAACGCAGAGTTTTTGGGGTCTGGAACATTTGCAGGACCCTGCTTAACTCATTGCATTTCATGGGCTTTGGTCAACACCATTTGCTGCTTTGCCACAAATGGCGTGTTACTCGGCCTGCCGGGATGCTTTGTGTCATGTTATGCTTGCGGATACCGCAGGTCATTAAGAACCAAGTATAATTTACAG GAGGCTCCATGTGGGGATTTTGTTACACACTTCTTCTGTCACTTGTGTGCCATTTGCCAAGAatacagagagattcaagaacGTAGAAGCGGCTCATATCCTCCCGGCATGAAGATGGCTATCACCGATGCTCCCTTGGCTCAAACCATGAATTCAGCTAACTGA